In Paenibacillus stellifer, the DNA window AGCAGGAGCTGGAACCACCATCCTCCAAGGAGGCATAGTCCCAAGAACAAGGCTCCGGCCACCACTCCGGTTATCAGTCGCTGCTTCAAACATCCTCACTCCTACCTTGCTACTTAAGCCCGCCGTAACGGCGCGAGCGCCGCTGGTACTCAGCTACAGCCTGCAGCAGATGCTCTCTGCCGAATTCCGGCCAGTAGACGTCGGTAAACCATAGTTCACTATATGCCAGCTGCCACAGCATAAAGTTGCTGAGCCGCATTTCCCCGCTCGTACGAATCATCAAATCGGGATCAGGCAATCCGCCGGACAGCAGTCGGCTGTCAATCAATTGGGAATTGATATCATCAGGATTCAGCTTTCCTTCCGCTACTTCAATCGCCAATTCCCGCATGCAATCCTCAATTTCTTTGCGTCCGCCGTAATTCAGGGCAAAATTCAGAATAAGGCCGGTATTATTCTCCGTTCGCTGTACCGCTTCTTCCATCGCCTTGCGGGTATAGGAGGGCAGCGCTTCGCTGTCGCCCATCACTCTAACCTGGACGTTCTTCTCGATCAGCTCATCCAGTTCAATGGCTAGAAACTCCACAGGCAGGCGCATCAGAAAATCGACCTCTTCTTTGGGCCGTTTCCAATTCTCTGTGGAAAAAGCATACATCGTCAAAAATTCGATCCCCAACTCGTCAGCAGCAATCGTTACGCGCTTGACCGCCTTCATGCCATTCTGATGGCCGACAATGCGGGGCAATCCGAGCCGTTTGGCCCAGCGACCGTTGCCATCCATAATGATGGCCACATGCCGGGGAATATTGTCCGGCGAAATATCAACCGGCTGCTGCCGATCTTCCCGGCCCAGCCAAGATTGAACCCGTTTGATCATTACCGTTTCCTCCATCTTTGCTTGCGAGAAAGAGACAAACCCCACC includes these proteins:
- a CDS encoding isoprenyl transferase codes for the protein MIKRVQSWLGREDRQQPVDISPDNIPRHVAIIMDGNGRWAKRLGLPRIVGHQNGMKAVKRVTIAADELGIEFLTMYAFSTENWKRPKEEVDFLMRLPVEFLAIELDELIEKNVQVRVMGDSEALPSYTRKAMEEAVQRTENNTGLILNFALNYGGRKEIEDCMRELAIEVAEGKLNPDDINSQLIDSRLLSGGLPDPDLMIRTSGEMRLSNFMLWQLAYSELWFTDVYWPEFGREHLLQAVAEYQRRSRRYGGLK